Within the Catalinimonas niigatensis genome, the region CTTTTCTCCTGCTGTACTCAGTTGCCGCACTTCGCCACTTTCGGTAGATTTGAGGTAGAGGTTGTAGTCTTCTGCATAGGCAATCCATTGGCCATCCGGTGATCTGGATTCAAACTCGTCTGCAACCGCGTCTTCATCAGCATCTTCCTCCCACTCAGTAATGGCATAAGTATCCGGATTGAGTTGATACACTTTTTCTTCTACTTCAAAGAAGATGCTGTCTTCATGGCGATACTCTACCTCATCAAAAGGAAGGGAATCTGCTTTTACCTCCTGCTCCAGTACTTTACCCAAAGCCTCTGCTACCCGCTGATGATCAAAGAGGGGCGTAACTTGAAAGTTGGAAAACAACACCTTTTGAAAAGCCTTTCCATCGGCACTGTGGGTGACGAACCAGCCGCCGCTTTCGTCCGGAAGCCAGTGGACATTCACAGAGAGGTTAAAGGCGGTTTTATTTTCTATATGATTCCACATCAGGCTCACCGCCCGCTCATAATCTTTCTGCGTCACTTCCTGGGCCTGGGCTGAGAGAAAAAAAGAAGTACATACACAGGCGGTCAGGAGAAAGTAATTCATCTTGCTAAACATAGAAGCACACATTGCTTGGATAGATAGGTTAGGGATGTAGTGTTAAAATTCATCTGCAACAGATCAGGTGAATAAACATAATAATTTTACTGCGGATGAGGAAATGATAAAGTGCAGGCTCCAACTCCTCCTCAGTCGCTAGCGTACCGCCGGGGCGCGCAGCCTAGTGACGAATATATATGGCCTATCACGCACGCAGCTTTAGCCTATGGCTGATAAGGGCCTACCACCACCAGCTTATCACCGGATATATCCACCTCAAACAGATGAGGCACCCTGTGGTACCTGCCTTCAACTTCTTTATGACTGTGCAGGCACATCAGCAGTTTGTCTTCAAAGGTTTTGAACAACATACCATGCCCAAAATTGTCCGGAGTAATGGGTTCTTCTTCCTGTATCCACGGGCCATTCAGCGTACCGCTTTCGGAGTAGGCTACCCCCTGCACATATACATCATATATCCAGCTTGTCCATAACATGCCCAAGCGACCGGTCTTTGTTTCAAAGAGAAAAGGTCCGTCGGTGACCTTGTTAGGCTTATCCTTGCCCTGCTCATCTTTCTCTCTGCTCCAGGGGGAATCGCTGGCTTTAAACAGTAACTCTCCTTTTCCCACAGAGCCGCTCAGATCGGGTTTCAGTTCAATTTTTTCCATCGTGCCATTGAGGTTCTGTAACCACTCATAGCAATACACCATATAGGGCTTGCCGTCGGTATCAATCCAGAAGGTACCATCTAGTGTAGGCATATCTGCGGGAAGGTAAGTAGGGTCTTCCATAGGGACATAAGGTCCGTCCGGTGTATCGCTCACCAGTACATGACTGGCACGCCTTTCAATCGCATT harbors:
- a CDS encoding glycoside hydrolase family 43 protein yields the protein MKQLPILPQRLSITLSIALCLFVATLGHAQQERTIRKNIPLDSIRLSDPFILADQHTQMYYMTGTGGRLWKSKDLKYWEGPYTVAETDPDSWMGPDPMIWAAELHAYQDKFYYFATFTNRDVIIDTVAGNAIERRASHVLVSDTPDGPYVPMEDPTYLPADMPTLDGTFWIDTDGKPYMVYCYEWLQNLNGTMEKIELKPDLSGSVGKGELLFKASDSPWSREKDEQGKDKPNKVTDGPFLFETKTGRLGMLWTSWIYDVYVQGVAYSESGTLNGPWIQEEEPITPDNFGHGMLFKTFEDKLLMCLHSHKEVEGRYHRVPHLFEVDISGDKLVVVGPYQP